GGTGTACCTTTCTACCCATGACAGTGTTACATCTCCCTCACTGTGCTGCCAGATGAAGGATGTGACCTGTGCTGCAGAGGTCACACGCAAAACTGAGGAGGCTGTGACACTGATCTGGGAAGACGaatcataaagaaaaagtcTCCGGCAAGATTTGTGGTTTCCAGCTCTGTCCACAGCAGACAGGACAATGGAATACATTCCAGGGCTTGTTACAGAAAAATTTGTAGATCCCTGAAAAATTAGAAAGAAGCCAAAAGTGCCAGTAATAAATACCATTAATTGATATTAACACTCATTTTATCAAagtcattttattattttattattcgatttgaaaatatattacCCCTCATTTGCTTTCTTCACTGGCTGGTAGTCACAGATTATATACCCCATTAACTTTCCCTTCTGACATATTCCGCTTTTTTTGGCACCGGTTTGTTTTGCTCATCTTCTGATGTCAAACTTCTTCAAGTCCctctcagacaaagatataattcagggcttctgcttacgcaaaaaattgcgtacagtacgcattaaaagtttggaggaccccttcaattttcgtcaatggggtcccattcaaatttgggcgaagaacagggaccccttaattATAgccagaggtctttctcctaccatgTCTCATCAACTTTGAACAGATTACCCTTCAGTCTTCATCACTCTGATTTTCTCACCCACTTTATGTCCAAatgtaagacatttttttaacagagacTTCACTgcaaccctgtcctgaccatgagtgtgcataacatgtgtctgtatttaccttGTGTATAAGTGTCTGTTGCTGTTGTAGGAATAAGTGTGTTGTTACATGCGAACATGGGTGCATAGTGTTAGTGAATCCGTTTATGTGGATCAGTCAGTCTCTCACTTCTGTGAAGTGCTCTGAACAAATCCTAGGAAAAATGCCataaaaatgttcatcattATTAATTTCTGTCAATGTATTTATCGATAAGTTTCAGCTATAATATAAAGCATGGTTTATGCAATACTTACAGATCCAGTACTGTTGACAAGGCCTCTTGTGGCAAGAGCTTTGTGCTGGAGTGTAGTTCCCACATAGTCCAGTTCATACACCTGGTATGTCATCTGGTGTATGCCAGCATTGTCATCTTTCCAGCCATTCCacagaatattttgtgtgttcttgaagaatgaaaatatattattaatgaTATTGATGTTACCAGAATATTTTTGCCTTGtacttaaattaaaaattgctAATTAAAAGAGTTATTAGTAAATTACCAACTGATAATGGAATTAATGaattatttcatacaaaaataagctGGAAAAGCTACATACAGATTTGTGATATCTTTGACTGTTAACATGGACTCTCCACATCCAGAAGCAATTTTGCAGTGGTATGGAACAATGGTGTCAAAATGAATCTggtgaaagagaaggaagatttGCTtcttattcttcgtttagtggCATCAGGTAGAAAGcacaaacagataaaacaaatgGTACGCACAATCAGTAAATTACTGTAATGTCCTTTAAAACTTGCAATTAGGAATGGATGTAAATGGACTGATGTAAGGATCTGGGGGTAAACAGTTGTAAGAGGTTAACCagccagttacttttatattattactGGAGATTTTCATGCTATCATGTAAAGTACTTTacaataaaagatgttttcaccTGGAACTGGTGGGTTTTGGTGTTGCcattaaaataatgtgtttctATCAttcttgtctctttgttttcaaCCTTGACAAACCCTCCCACATCTGCATGGAAGGAAAATTCCAGCCTGAAATAAAGCAACCATGTGGCTTTATTCAATCACAGAAGAACTGAAATCCAGTATGTGTGATTCTCGTCACCAGGAAGAGCAAGGGTGACAATTCAGGAATTAACAGCATTTTACACAAGAAATTAATGAATATTAGTTACCATAAAGCAGGAGGGGCATGATCTCACTGAATGTTGACCTGGCTGTTTGTTATTCATGTGTACAGTTAATTTTGCAAAATCAACCCATCTGTCTGATTCCTGTTAGGGTTGGAAAAGATAAAGTATTGAGGGACAGAAGTAGGCCACTGGTCTTAAAAAATAACGGCATCAAGTAAGTGTGGTTTCTAGCATCTCACTTCCCAATAACTGAAAGATCAtggaatttattattttacaaaagtttgtaatgcaagtaaaaaaaatgaatgaatgaattaatgatcaaggtaaaaaaacaaagtaaatgatgaggatcatcatcatcatcatcatcatcatcatcatcatcatcatcatcaatactGTTCTTTTCAccgataatgataataaaaactgtTGACCGTGACCATGAATAAccttttgtttaaaactttttcctGAATCTGTTAGTTGCTGCTGTACAAAACTGTGATTAtgctaacacacaaacactgctAGTCACATGAAACCTGTGATATGTGTTTTATCCAATTGTCCCCCCTGAAGACAGTATCAACAGACAAGCATAACCCCTTGTCATTTTGTACCACTCAAGAgatgtatacatgtatgcatgcatgaattTGACACGGGCATACTAACTGGTCACCATGCTGAAAAGGCACTGTAAGAGAGCCAGAATACTCGGCTGGCTGCATGGTTGCACTACAGGTGAACACTGCACGGTTGGGGTCATCTCGACTAGAGCCACCACAAGTGCGTTCATAAACCTGGCGTGTAGTACCTACAAAGAACAGCCTTGTCATGTCAAAATTCAGAGAAAGACTAACTTTATTAGCTTGATCAAAAGgctataataatgatgaaagaaCAGTTTTTGTAAATGTCTTAGTAAAGAGCTTTTTGTAAGAGAAGGTCTTGAGATACTTGATGCAAAAAATGTATCAGAgattaatatatacatatacaaataaagCTAAGACgatcaataaacattttttaaatgcattggttattttgtaaaataagaaaatctgaagttaagaatgttaaaataaaaagtaatatctAGTGTACAAAAATGTCTAGTAGAACAGCAGATAAATACCCCCTTGAACAATTTGCAAACATCTAGTCCTACACAttcacactcccacacacattcTGACACTCAGCCTACCCCTGTTTAAGATCAGTTGTGTCTTTCCTCCAGTGACCCCAACCTTAGTTTCTGTGATGTAGGCATGGTGGGTAGGCAGAATAGGATGAAACTGGCCATTCCATTTGTAGAAAATGTTCTGAggacttaaaatatttgtccaGATTTCATTCTGAGATGCAGATGGCCCTGCATTTGTATCGAATGGGGCTATCACAATTGAACCATCTGAGGCAGTTAACTTTAGTTCATTGTAGATGATGTCAGCTTGAGACAcaactgtgaaaagaaaaagtagaaacaaatattaaatgatTTGTGTAGTCAGTCTCTTGATACCAGTCTTTGAGGAGAGCACATAGACAAGGCACCTGACAAAGGTCCACCACATACCATTCTTAGGTGATATTGAGCAGGTCCagcacaggacgaccagtccactccttgagatttgtaagccagttcttcctctggtcaccgAAGTGTCGACCAACCTCCAAGGTACcatgaaggacagtctttggaAAGTCGGTTTTCAAGACTAACTTTGATTAGGGTTCCTAGTGTCCTGTGAGTGTGGCGACCATGCTTCCTACAATGTCATTGGTCTTGTGTTCCCTATATGAGACCCAGAGCAGCCTCGTCACCTACTTAATTGTTCTCGACTGCCTGGATTCTCATTTCTATATTGACGAGCAGAATCAATCTGCAAAGCAGAATCGGTACTACAAGGGACTTAGATTGTACATAGTAAACCTGATGCTATGACTGTACGAGATTCTGTTCTTGTAGATATTGGTTCGCCATTGCCAATGACCACAACTTTGCTCTTTGCGATGCTAGTCTCCATTCCTATGCATTGcaactgtttgtcagtctgtttgaAAGGTCGTGCAGTTTAATTTCTATTAGTGTCTCTATCAGATCGATGttgtctgcaaagtgtaggttgcaAAATCGGCCCTTCTCCcttggaaatggaagtgtgatggccGTGGGTTTCACACAGCATGTTCCCCCAAAAGACGTTGAACAGCTCCTCTTTGGTTATCTCCCTATGCTCTTATACAATGACATCTTATacaactgctaaaacgaggcatgagacaagaaatcttccggtttattcacattctttgtttaggctcgccgagactaacagcggagaacttcgcaagaggctacgcgttggtcttggcagacagacaacagtccacctgtacacatccttGGGTAGATTGCTGTCtgtcgagaccaacgcttagtttCTAtagaagtgatccgctgttggtctcggcaatagacaataacaataaaaattttgttacgCATGTTTCCTTTTGGTTATTTGTTGGTGGGTGGATCATGGAGGGATAGGGGGAACTGGGGACACAAGATGTGGATAGGGGCGCAGTCAACGCCATGTCAAGCACATCAGGCCGGACACCACGGCGGTGTTTATTGGAATAAGCAACACCTGCACACCGGTGATTTACAGCACATTGTATTGTTACAGTACATTGTATTGTTACAGCACATTATATTGTCAGTGAGCGAAATATTAAAAAGACCAGTCGAGATGTCAGAGCTTAGCTTAGTGAGAAACGACAGTGATAAACCTATCACAGTTAATTACCAGTCAGATCAGGTGAGCAGGACGTGGACAAAGAAAGTGTGAAAACCATTTTATACTTTAACGCAACCACCGCGTAGCCGGTAAGGTGTTAATTGATACTTCGTctgtaaaatgagaaagaaagagctgaGAAATTGTGATAAATCTCTCCCCCTTTAAAGGTAGTCAGATCATATTAGCAAGAAAGGTGAAGAAAAAGGTAGTTCTAACTTTGCACTTTTAAAAAGCCAAGTCGctgtaaaaatcatttttctgcaaaaatctCGTGAGTACACCAAAGCTTGCTGCTTGATTTACTTTGCATTTTTCCGCTCGGGCGCTTGGAGCAAACATCATTGCGAAAATTGTGTGGTTACAGGTCTTTCAAAAGATTTGTGTACTGAAATATACTGTAAGATATTCTGTGAATTGGACTTAGCTGTCAAGAATATTTGTGAACTGAAGTTGTTCTGTGAAAATATATCTGTGGACTACATTGAGTGGGGAAAATATGTTTGTCGACTAGATATGTCTGAAGGAGAAAAGTGAACAACTCAAGATTCAACAATGGATACATGTCTGTGGGCCTACAACCACGTCGCCATACCAGTCGGTAAAGAtaagtttgtatgttttttttaatatacagaAGAGGCCTCCGGAACTGCTCTGTTGAACACATGAGTCAACTGATTAATGCATTCAACTTGCCCTAGCAAATTTAATTAGCAGCCAAATGATTACGGGGAAAGCAAGAGGGAACCGTAAGGACCCTCCTGTCAATCAAACAAGTACCTCACTAGTCGTCCTTATGGCTCAGCTGGTGACGGTGGTAGAGGTActgaaaattatatatttaggAAATCTAAACAACTGCTCCACTAGTGAGAGCTCGATTTCTGGAATATTTTAAGCCGAAGCTAGCGAAGTTTACTGTCCCAAAGAGGGCGTGGCCTTAAGACTTCAAGCTCTCATATAACAGTGAAAATTTTTACAAACGCTTTGTATCAAACTATtctccaccttttttttaatttttttaaacaaaattctgcAAGTTTTCTGCTAAGAGAGAGTCAGTCATGCAATCACTATCTCAGCTAAATAGGATATAACTTCATTTTCTCACATACTTATGGTCTCCTACCTTattttttgattgtttattgtaTCTGTAATGCCAAATGAGATAACTTACTATTTTGACAGTGCAGTCCTCCAAAACCGCTTGAACATGTGCAGCTGCTAGCGAGTTCTGTGGGACAGCTGCCTGGATAACAGCGGGTGCTGTCAGAGCGCCATGAACAAGCCTCTGAAAGATAAATGTTACAGTTATTGTTAGTAACAGAAGTTCAAAATATGcctaaaatactattttttggGACAGCGTGGTAGATGATCTATCGTTTATTCCTCTtcatttttgtaagaaaagttACATTTGTGAGGccacaaaagaaaactaaagactCACAGCCATTTTTAATCAATCCAAATGAGAACTTAGTTAAGTTTCTTAATGTGTATCTgagcacacatttttttctgttttaataaaataatctatGAGCACCCTAACAGCACAGAGAAATCAAGCATTTACAAACTGTGATAAGTTTACTAgcttcatttacatttatgaaGTCATACAGAGTTGGTTGAGTAAGTAGGGAATTTACCATCCACTCATTTGGTACAATGTTCACCCATTCTTTCCACAGTAGACAGATAATCGTTTTTgataattttactgttttacaaGAGAGACATATAAGTTCCCAAGTGGAACGATTAAAATCCAATCTAAAGAGCTTACTGTTACAAGCCCTGTTGTCAGAAGATGGCACATAGGCTCTGTAACCCACCAGTTCCTGTACTGTCCCCTCACACCTGGAGCACACCTGATTTGTTGCGGTGGTGCAAGTCTCTAAGTTACAGTTTGAAATAGCCGTGCACACTGCACACCAAGGTTAAAGCATGTTTAGGATGAGTAACAGTGCAAAATTCAATAAAGTGTGAACAGAACATGTTATAACAGAAATCTCTTTCCTTCAAGTGTATAATTAAATAGCTGTTACACTTTCTACTAATTTGATCAGCAGTTTAACAGTGCAACCAATCAAATTTGCATTTCCTTGAGTTATCAGTGCATTATTCCTCCTGTCAgtaagctaaaggtaacattttgggaaaaaaatcccaTTTAATACCTTTGAGAAGAACACTTAAATACACATTGAAAacttttgatatttgtatttaaaaaaaattcctactTGAACAAACTGGTCCTCCACTGTAAAATCCTGCCTTTGTGCATGTACAGCTATTTGGACTGTTACAGGAGCCATCTGGGTAGTACTGGATGGTACCATCAGTATAAATGATGTGTGAATCACCAATGCGAGTATTACAAGCCCCATTTAAATTTGTTAGACCATTGCATATGGCTGAAATAGAAATGTCAAACATAAAAGTGGACATTATGcacagaagggaaaaaagataGTGGGACATCTACAATTTATATTTGAAATCATTGTTAAATGCACTGCAACAAAAAAGTTCTGTTCCATGCTCCTGTAAgatttttctctcactctttcctctctctctgtcacacacacacacacacgcacacaaacatgcatgtgcaaacacaccctccctctcacacataaacacacgtgCGTGCACATCTGCACAACACACTACCTCACTTTCacatctttctccttctctcacatATATTCACATACATATACGAAAATTCTGTAAAGACCTTTTATGATCTATAGTAGATATACCATTACTGTCAAGTTGTGCAATTGCAACTGTATGTGCAAATGTGAGTGTATGAATATCTCCTTTATTTAACACATACTCTAGCTCTCAAAACAAATCTGTGGTTCTATGAATTTTTATAAACTGCTAGCTCCTACAAAATAATATCTACTTTACCTAAAACTACCAGCAGACCAAAGTGATACAATTCTATTTAACCTGAGCACTATTGCCGTGTTACATATCTTACCATAGTCGCATGCAATGTCATTGTTGCTGTGCCAGCCTGtttcacacacatatctttCCCGACGTACTGATCTGAATAACAGttaagaatgtaaaaaaagtaTTAGCGATAATGTGTATATTTGATATTGCAAATAACACTATCAAAGTCGGAAAAATATAGACTGGAAACGTCACCCAAGATAGTATGTCTATAATATTAGCCAATCTTTTTAGTCAAAACTGATCTCTCACCTGTATTTATTGAATACAAGCAGTGTCTTGTATCGCTCCTTTTCATAAAAGGCTTCTGTAACCACATGgtttctgtaaagaaaaaaaatagagaactTTAAAATAATCCAAACGGCTAACATTAACAAGGATTTGAAAAGCATTTGCACTGTGGATGTGAGCATGAATATGCTTGCCTGATTATGATGCCATTCTGCCACACAGCATCATTTCCAATTGTCCCTGATatcttgtaaagcacattgagcttgcctTGTCATAGGGAAGTACTGGACTCAGAATGTAAATGTACAGACCAGACCAGTCAGTTAATTGGTGCATTTTTAATTTAGGACTGAccatgcagtgtgtgtgtaaaatgtgcTCTCAATTCTGTGTGCAAAGGTCAAGCGCAAGAATACACTCCGATTGCAACCAGAGCTTTAATTCTTGCTACAAACGGTTAACACCGCTCCATCAAAggcctctctctcttttctctgtgtgtattttCTTGTAGCATTGTaagttttttaaatgtcaggaGCTGTCATGTTATGAAAACAGACGAAATCCGGGAGGAGAATGTCTTTACTGGTGTGGAATCCCTAAAGATACATGCACAGGCATCAAGTACATcctgctttagaaaaaaaaaattatgattctGTCACTTCTGACAAACCTAAGGCACACAAAAGCCCGCAGTTGAATAACAGGTTTAACCATTGCTTCTTGTTAAAACATCTACGTGTAGAGCCACTTCAAGCAGGGTTCTTCCCAGTTAAGACAGGGTTAGGGTATGCTTAGGCCAGGCTTTGTAAACAGGGGTGGCACAGTGGGCGGTCTTGTAATCAATGCGAGCCACAATGAACGAATAAAGTAACAGTAAAGCTGCAATAGTTAACTTTTGTGAGTGACACATTATTGCATATTCCTTTGGTGCCGTGGTAAACATTCAACACCATGACCACCAGCATGCAATGACAATGTAAGAATATGTGATCAACAGTTGggaatattttttcctctctttatttGAATTCCATGACATATTgaacttccttttctttgatatcTCCTGATAATAGTGGTAGTGTTTTCGTTGTTT
This is a stretch of genomic DNA from Pomacea canaliculata isolate SZHN2017 linkage group LG3, ASM307304v1, whole genome shotgun sequence. It encodes these proteins:
- the LOC112558910 gene encoding uncharacterized protein LOC112558910, coding for METRSKTSHAWLALTVVVLSVATVAALQKDANHVVTEAFYEKERYKTLLVFNKYRSVRRERYVCETGWHSNNDIACDYAICNGLTNLNGACNTRIGDSHIIYTDGTIQYYPDGSCNSPNSCTCTKAGFYSGGPVCSMCTAISNCNLETCTTATNQVCSRCEGTVQELVGYRAYVPSSDNRACNKACSWRSDSTRCYPGSCPTELASSCTCSSGFGGLHCQNIVSQADIIYNELKLTASDGSIVIAPFDTNAGPSASQNEIWTNILSPQNIFYKWNGQFHPILPTHHAYITETKVGVTGGKTQLILNRGTTRQVYERTCGGSSRDDPNRAVFTCSATMQPAEYSGSLTVPFQHGDQLEFSFHADVGGFVKVENKETRMIETHYFNGNTKTHQFQIHFDTIVPYHCKIASGCGESMLTVKDITNLTHKIFCGMAGKMTMLAYTR